A part of Vigna radiata var. radiata cultivar VC1973A unplaced genomic scaffold, Vradiata_ver6 scaffold_137, whole genome shotgun sequence genomic DNA contains:
- the LOC111241069 gene encoding uncharacterized protein LOC111241069 codes for MTKTLSPHISESVIYVEEAKELWDELKERFSKGDYFKISDLLQDIHSIKQGERGVNQFFTDLKILWEELESLRPIPVCTCEIPCNCDLSKVSLKYREMKHVICFLKGLNDSYNTVKTQILLMDPLPNVNRVFSFIIQQERQEKQSNTDSRILVNMAKRNNQWKPDQSWRNQGRATGIRGQGRGRGRNPNYGKQCSYCNKMNHTVDECYSKHEYPPWYKKEDKKSDWNSVNAFQNNNQNNNDSESILKTQHQINNNCNPNLFTPEQMQKLLKMIEKTEESSIHKINQVQRQETENKPGNSSWVIDTGATDHVTHDKTNFTIFYKIKPITITLPNKTVITTEYAGTIRFTENFILFNVLYIPNFCFNLISVQSLIKDLNCNLIFSYENCQIRENRSLKTIGYAKPWNGLYYLQDFPKPEQRDIDKAVFSFKKTDVNLWHLRLRHPGHHVVKRICEMFPYVKIKTDIQSPESKEDADEFFTDLSKDYYPTYEDQHDELEDINQDEELDNFTTTNDNQENYRHRRPERTRKTPAYLEDYVHQGNIQNTS; via the exons ATGACGAAGACCCTATCTCCTCATATTTCTGAAAGCGTCATCTACGTCGAAGAAGCGAAAGAATTATGGGACGAGCTTAAAGAGAGGTTTTCAAAAGGGGATTACTTCAAAATCTCAGATTTATTACAAGACATACACTCAATTAAACAAGGAGAACGTGGAGTCAACCAGTTCTTCACTGACCTGAAGATTTTATGGGAAGAATTGGAGTCTTTAAGACCAATACCAGTCTGCACTTGTGAAATACCATGCAACTGTGACTTGTCCAAGGTTTCGTTGAAATATAGAGAAATGAAGCATGTGATTTGCTTTTTGAAGGGTTTGAATGATTCTTACAATACTGTTAAAACGCAAATTCTTTTAATGGATCCCTTACCAAATGTTAATcgtgttttctcttttattatccAACAAGAAAGACAGGAAAAACAGAGTAACACAGATTCCAGAATTCTGGTTAACATGGCTAAAAGAAACAATCAGTGGAAACCTGACCAGAGTTGGAGGAATCAGGGACGTGCTACTGGAATTCGTGGACAAGGTAGAGGAAGGGGAAGAAACCCAAATTATGGAAAGCAATGCTCTTATTGTAATAAGATGAATCACACGGTTGATGAGTGCTATTCTAAGCACGAGTATCCCCCATGGTATAAGAAGGAAGATAAAAAGAGTGACTGGAACAGTGTCAATGCCTTTCAAAACAACAATCAAAACAACAATGACTCTGAGAGCATCCTGAAGACTCAACATCAGATTAACAACAACTGTAATCCCAATCTCTTCACACCAGAACAAATGCAGAAACTTTTAAAGATGATAGAAAAAACAGAAGAATCATCCATTCACAAGATTAACCAAGTTCAGAGGCaagaaacagaaaacaaaccAGGTAATTCTTCCTGGGTTATTGACACGGGTGCAACAGACCATGTCACACATGATAAAACTAACTTTActattttctacaaaattaaacCTATTACCATTACTCTGCCAAATAAAACTGTCATCACTACTGAATATGCTGGAACTATACGTTTTACTGAGAATTTTATCCTTTTCAATGTTCTTTACATACCTAATTTCTGTTTTAATCTGATTTCTGTTCAGAGTCTCATCAAAGACTTAAATTGCAATCTAATATTTTCCTATGAGAACTGCCAGATAAGGGAGAATCGTTCATTGAAGACGATTGGATATGCTAAACCTTGGAATGGTCTCTACTATCTACAAGATTTCCCTAAACCAGAACAAAGAGATATTGACAAGgctgttttctcttttaaaaagaCTGATGTTAATCTGTGGCATCTTAGACTAAGGCATCCTGGACATCATGTTGTAAAACGCATATGTGAAATGTTTCCTTATGTTAAGATCAAAACTGATATT CAAAGCCCAGAAAGTAAAGAGGATGCAGATGAGTTCTTCACTGACCTTTCAAAGGACTATTATCCCACTTATGAAGACCAACATGATGAGCTTGAGGATATTAACCAAGATGAAGAACTGGACAATTTTACTACCACAAATGACAATCAAGAAAATTACAGACACAGAAGACCAGAAAGGACTAGAAAGACCCCTGCTTATTTGGAAGACTATGTCCACCAG ggaaacattcaAAATACATCATGA